Genomic window (Campylobacter concisus):
AGGCCTATTTTACTATAACCTTCATCTATTCCAAGCTTTAATTGCATCTTTGGAGAATAGTTTATTTTTATGTATAAATCAGCAACAAATTCATTGTTCGTAAAAAAGATAAGAGTATCTTGAAGCTCTTTAAATTTTCTTCTTTTTGGGAAAAAATCAATAGCTTCTTCATAATCTATGCCATTTATATAAACTGCTATTTTAGTTTGTTTCTCAAAAAGCTTTTTACCAAGTATAAAATTTCTACCCAAAGTCCTATTTTTGGTACCAAGCAAATTTAAATTTGAAGGCGCTATGAAAATTTGATTTGGTAAATTTTCTAGTAAAAATAGTTTATTTTTTAAATTAAAATGACGCTGCAAGGCAAACTCGATCTCTCTTTTAGGCTTTCTTTGGCTAATAATAAGCGGAGAAAATGGTAAGAATTTTTTTGCTAATTTTTTATTGCTTATGTTTAATATATCCAATAAAATCTTTGAAATTTTATCATCAAGCTCTTTTTCAAAGGATCTTGCATAATTTTTTAAACTAATGCTATCAAAGAAAAGCCAAAGCAAGTAATTGTCAAAAAAGTCAAAAAATTTCTCGAAATTATTATCGCTACTCTTTGAGATCTTTTCTAAAATATAGCTCGTAAGATGCGAGCCACTTCCCAAAAGACCCATAAAATTTACGACGATTTTTACTATGTCCTCTTTATTTAAGCTCTCAAGCTCATTAATCGGATAAGCAAAACTTGGGCTATTTTTAAAAAAAATATCTCTTCTATCTTGGTGATTTAGGCAGTTCTTTACTAATTTAAAAAAAGAAGCTTGATTTAGTTCTTTGTTCATATTAATTTTTTTGTACCGCCCAAGAAGTCATAATTAAGCAAAATTTTACTCTTTATACACTTTATTTTAAGTTCACAAAATGAATTAATTGATACAAATTTTGATAAAAATTTAGCCAAATTTATACCTAAAGTATATACATTTCCAATACTCTCAAATTCGCTTTCATCTATATAGAATATGCATAGCAACCCTCTTTTTGCAAAGCCTTGATCAACTCTATAAATTTGCTTTGTTTTTATATCATAAAGCGAGTTTGCAAATTTTTTAAAAAACTCATCATCTGGTACGCTAAAGGTATTAAGAAGTGCTAAAAAAGAGCCCTTCTCTAGTATACTTTGATAGCTAAAAGATAAGATACTAACTAGTTTCCAAAGAAGATTTCCATCTATTTTTACTCGCTTTACGCTAGTTGGAATGGTTAAATTTTTGGTTGTTACGCCTTGATGGGATAACACTCTATCTATCTCACCAAGTCTTAGCTTGCAAGGCAAATCACCATTGCAACAAAGTGCATCTATGCTAATGGTTTGATCTTTAGAGTCACTTTTAAAAAAAGAAATTTCTTTATATGAGTTTAGTTTTATATCTGTTTTATTACTGACAAAATAATAATCTTTTGCTCGCTCATCATTTAAAAATTCAAATCTCTCAAAACTTTTATAGTTTTTCAATATCCTTTTTTCATTATTACTACTATGAGCGACCACCTTATTGATTGAAACGATTTCATAAGCATCGATATTTGAGCGATCTAGAAAAATTCTATATTCGCTTCGCCTATTATTATTTAAAATAGGCTCGGCACTCATTGCAAATAAATTTATTACAGGTGTAGCAAAAAGAGAAAAATACTCTAGCCTTGGCACATATCCACTTGGCATATCTTTTGAAAATATGAATTTAATATTAAAGCTTTTTGTAGAAAAATTTTTAAGAAAACTAAGACTGTTTAATCGCACAAAATTTAGCTTTGAAGGAAAAAATGATAGCTCTTTTAAAAGCTCAAATGCTTCAAATCCAAACTCATCACTCTTTATCAAACGCTCATCAAACTCATCTAAACTAAGTTTATCAGGGCTTAACTTTATCTCTTGATCGCTATCTTCAAAACTTATTGTAATAAATTTCAAGTAATTTTTTAGCCACATTAAGAGCGTAGAAGAGAAGTAAACATTATCTCCAAGATATAAATTTAAAAAGTCTATATCAAGTTCTCTAGTGCTAAGCTCGTCCTTTGTAACGCTTATATTTAAATTTAGAAGATAATCACTCTTATTGTTTGACATAAAAGCTTTTGTTATCTTTAAGGGAAGCAAATTTATGTCAAAGATCGTTTGAAATTTGCACGTTATGCCATTGATCTGCTTTGACTCAACTATACTTCCTTTTGGTATAAATTCTCTCACCCCCGAGAAGTCATCTCTTAAGGTAAATTCTTGCATGCAAACTGATGGAAAAGGATTTGTATAGCTTGGCATTAAGATATTTACTAAAGACTCAGCGATTAGTGGGATATTTTCATCTAGTTCTTGCCTGATCCTAGATGTCAAAATAGCCATATTTTCTATTATGCTCTCAACATCAGGATCTTTGCTTTTGGTATCTAAGAATGGTGCTACTTTTGGAAAATTTTTAATAAAAAGGGCTCTTGTTTCATCAAGGTATGCCATCTCTTTTTGAAAATAAGCTAGATTATTTTCATTATAATCCATTATAAAATCTCACAATATCTATTGTTTTTAAAAATAACTTTTAGCAAATACTCTTTAAAATTATCGTTTTTATGCTTGTAATTTATATTAAAGATGATACGCCAAGGCTTTAGTGAGTCATCATATCCGATAGATGTTACTTCTATTCTATTCTCATTTGAGCTGATTAGTTCATATATTGCCATGCCAAGTTTATGACCAAGCTCATTTATTTCAACGCCCATCGACCAAAGATCAATAATACTATCATTTAATCGGCCGTAGTTACCAAGTCTAGAGTTTAAAATAGTATCAATGTGATCTTTTATGTCGCTGTCTAGATCTTTAAAATATGGACGTAGCTTTGATTCATCGCTAAATTCATATAAAATTTTATCTATCAGCGACATAGTAAGCTTACTCTTTGTCTAGTTTTCCAACCAAAGAAAGCTCGAAATTTGCTCCCATAAATTTAAAGTGAGGTCTAGCCAAAAGCTCTATTTTATACCAACCAGGCTCGCCAGCTATATCACTGACGATTACTTTTGCGCTCCTAAATGGTCTTCTACTTCTAACATCTGCTGGTGGGTTTTCCTGATCTGAGATGTATTGCCTTAGCCATTCATTTAAGCCGCGCTCAACATCACTACGCTCTTTCCATGTACCTATCTCTTCTCTTTGAAGCACTTTTAGATAATGAGCTAAACGAGAGATCAAAAATACATAAGGCAGTTGAGTTCCGAGTCTGAAATTTGTCTCAGCAGCTTTACCTTCTGGAGTATTTGGGAAAATTTTAGGCTTTAACGCAGAGTTTGCTGAGAAAAATGCAGCGTTATTACTATCTCTTCTTAAAGTAAGAGCGATAAATCCATTTTCTGAAAGTTCAAATTCTCTTCTATCTGTGATCAAAACTTCGGTTGGAATTTTTGTTTGAACGCTTCCATAATTTTCATAAGTATAAGTTGGAAGATCTTTTACGGCACCACCACCTTTTGGTCCAATGATATTGCCGCACCATCTATAATCAGCAAAACTATCTGTAAGCCTTGTAGCAAACGCATAAGCTCCATTGCCCCAAAGCATATCATCGTGATTATTTACAGTTTCTCTATAATTAAAGCTCTTTATAGGATTATCTTCTGGCACATAAGGAGATCTTGTAAGAAATCTATTTACCATACATCCTGTGTATTTTGCATCTTCATTTTCTCTAAAAGTTCTCCATCTTGTATATTGTGGACCTTCTAGCATGCTTTTTAGATCTTTTATATTTTCAAGCTCACCAAAATTATCAAGTCCGAAAAATTTAGCAGAAAGAGATGTAAGAAGCGGTGAATGGCTCATTGCAGCAATTGATGACATTTTATTTAAAAAAGTCATATCTTGATTTGATTTATCTAGCTCATAGTCAGCCACTATCGCACCAACTGGCTCACCACCAAACTGTCCATATTCGGCTGAATAAATTTGTTTATAAAGTGTACTTTGAGTTATATCTAGGTTGTTTTCAAAATCATCTAAAATTTCTTCTTTTGTGGCGTCTAAAAGATCAATTTTTACATTTTCATTAAAATTTGTTCTCTCAACCAAAAACCTAATTCCACGCCAAGTTGATTCTAGCTCTTGAAAAGATTTATTGTGCAAAATTTCATCCATTTGAGCAGATAAAAGGGTATCAATGTGAGCTATCATCTCATCAAGTGCGAGCTTATTTATTTTATCTTCGGCATTATTTGTTGTTATTATATTTGAAATAAACTCAGCAACTCCTTGCTTTACAACGCTATAACTCTCGT
Coding sequences:
- a CDS encoding type VI secretion system baseplate subunit TssG: MNKELNQASFFKLVKNCLNHQDRRDIFFKNSPSFAYPINELESLNKEDIVKIVVNFMGLLGSGSHLTSYILEKISKSSDNNFEKFFDFFDNYLLWLFFDSISLKNYARSFEKELDDKISKILLDILNISNKKLAKKFLPFSPLIISQRKPKREIEFALQRHFNLKNKLFLLENLPNQIFIAPSNLNLLGTKNRTLGRNFILGKKLFEKQTKIAVYINGIDYEEAIDFFPKRRKFKELQDTLIFFTNNEFVADLYIKINYSPKMQLKLGIDEGYSKIGLGARLKSNKNMSNFIKFRLCS
- the tssC gene encoding type VI secretion system contractile sheath large subunit — encoded protein: MSETKVKTPIIESIMQRSKYSKDDESYSVVKQGVAEFISNIITTNNAEDKINKLALDEMIAHIDTLLSAQMDEILHNKSFQELESTWRGIRFLVERTNFNENVKIDLLDATKEEILDDFENNLDITQSTLYKQIYSAEYGQFGGEPVGAIVADYELDKSNQDMTFLNKMSSIAAMSHSPLLTSLSAKFFGLDNFGELENIKDLKSMLEGPQYTRWRTFRENEDAKYTGCMVNRFLTRSPYVPEDNPIKSFNYRETVNNHDDMLWGNGAYAFATRLTDSFADYRWCGNIIGPKGGGAVKDLPTYTYENYGSVQTKIPTEVLITDRREFELSENGFIALTLRRDSNNAAFFSANSALKPKIFPNTPEGKAAETNFRLGTQLPYVFLISRLAHYLKVLQREEIGTWKERSDVERGLNEWLRQYISDQENPPADVRSRRPFRSAKVIVSDIAGEPGWYKIELLARPHFKFMGANFELSLVGKLDKE
- the tssF gene encoding type VI secretion system baseplate subunit TssF, whose translation is MDYNENNLAYFQKEMAYLDETRALFIKNFPKVAPFLDTKSKDPDVESIIENMAILTSRIRQELDENIPLIAESLVNILMPSYTNPFPSVCMQEFTLRDDFSGVREFIPKGSIVESKQINGITCKFQTIFDINLLPLKITKAFMSNNKSDYLLNLNISVTKDELSTRELDIDFLNLYLGDNVYFSSTLLMWLKNYLKFITISFEDSDQEIKLSPDKLSLDEFDERLIKSDEFGFEAFELLKELSFFPSKLNFVRLNSLSFLKNFSTKSFNIKFIFSKDMPSGYVPRLEYFSLFATPVINLFAMSAEPILNNNRRSEYRIFLDRSNIDAYEIVSINKVVAHSSNNEKRILKNYKSFERFEFLNDERAKDYYFVSNKTDIKLNSYKEISFFKSDSKDQTISIDALCCNGDLPCKLRLGEIDRVLSHQGVTTKNLTIPTSVKRVKIDGNLLWKLVSILSFSYQSILEKGSFLALLNTFSVPDDEFFKKFANSLYDIKTKQIYRVDQGFAKRGLLCIFYIDESEFESIGNVYTLGINLAKFLSKFVSINSFCELKIKCIKSKILLNYDFLGGTKKLI